Below is a genomic region from Miscanthus floridulus cultivar M001 chromosome 1, ASM1932011v1, whole genome shotgun sequence.
CAGCTTGCAGACCATCCAGGGAAACCTGTGCTGAAGCTGGAGGAAGAAGCACCACGTCAGTAGACCTAATGGATGCTACTCTGAATGTCATTTCTCCCTGTCCACGCATTGTCGCATTACCGTTTGTTATATACAGCTCGATCGGATTTTCTCCATCTAAATGCTTGTGTGTACCTGACCTAGGCAAAAAACAACATGCCAACAGACACTGAAGCATATTTGGTACTTCATCTTCCAAACAGATGCATGTTCTCCTAGTTGATGGACAAGTTTAATTTGTGTACCAGGATTGAACATTTGACCTTGCTGCCGCAACAGTTCTATTTATATCGTCATGCAATTTGGTTTTATGGTGGAGAATCTATCATCAGTGACCTCCTTGTTCTTTCAGATTAATTGTTTGCGAttgtttttaatttttctttGGAAATATGTTGTGTtgattgctttttttttttgctatatcCTCTTTTGACGGCTTCACGTACACTTGAGGTGTTTCTTTTCGCTAAATCTATATGGCGCTCGGGTGATTCTGGGTGTCGTGTCACTCGATTTCTCTGCCATCCATCTGGTGGCATGAACGGACGCGATGACAGATGGGCGAAGCGCGCGCCTAATCCCGCGCACTCTACTCTCCAATGGCCCCGCCGCATGCACCGGAAAAGGCATCGCATTAACTCGTGCAGTGGACAGCGCGCCTCCTTCTTCCTCGCTCCTCTTCTCgcatccttctctttcttcctcgccTCCGACCCCACTCCGGCGTCCGCACACCGGCGTGCCGTGCGCCGCGTGCACCTGCGGCCCTGCGTAGTTCTTCCTCCCCATCCCCACTCGTCCAGTGCCGATGCCGCCGCGTCGCAGCCCGGGCCGAGGTGCTGCCTTGTGCAAATTCATTTCTTGATTAGTAGCTACAGATTACACCTCAATGTAGCATATTTTACCATGGGTGTAAGTTCTAGGTTTAATTGGTGTAAATTAACTCTTTATAAATGAGAGTGGTCATTTGGATTACTTGAACAGTTCTCTATGTTTTTTTGCTTTTGATCTTCTTCTAATTTGCCTTTCATAGAAATGATCGGTTGAATCTGTCTTTcttctatgttttttttttctgcttTGATCTTCTTTTAATTTGCCTTTCATAGAAATGATCTGTGAATTCTgtcttttttctttgttttttttttgcttcgaTCTTCTTCTAATTTGCCTTTTATAGAAATGATCGGTTAGATCTGtcttttttcttttgattttctGCTTTGTTCTTCTAATATGCCTTTAATACAACTGATATGTTTAAtctgtatttttttattttttattttttgttttgtttttgaccTTTTCATTTCgttctttggattttgttgtggTTATGAGAATCGGGTGACAGATCACCTTGAATCACTCGATTTCTTTTGTATGGTAAATTTGAGTGATTTTATCTGTTCTGTCACTCGGGTGAGTTTTCGGTAGACAGACCCTTTCTTTTTCATCTACTCTAATATGAATGCACTAATCAGGGCCCTCAAATCCATTGCAGTATACACTGGCATATGGGACCTGCTCATCATTCGGCCACATCCACTATCGTTTCAAATCAAGTGAGCTATGGTGGCGCGAGAGAGGAGCACGGGAGATGACACGGAGAGGTCCGATCGATGGCACAAGGAGGAGAGCCACGGACCcacggtgtgtgtgtgtgtcgagTGTCTCACCTCACCGAGAGGAGCGGAGCCATATTTAAATGGGCCTCGCGGGAACGGGCGCCAAGGAGGGCAGCCGCACCAGGCCAAGGGGCTATTGCGCGTACGGTCGCGCTCCTGTCGGAGCGCGCGACTCCCGGCCTgcgtccgcgtccgcgtccgcgCGTACGGTGGCATATAGGCCCGAGTTAGCAGCCTATATGAACATGAAGTGGGCCGGACCGAAAATATTGAAGCAGGTTTAAAATACGCATCAGTTTGAATCGGGCCACTGATGCTAATCATGAAAGAAAATCGAGATGAGCATGCCTACCAATCTTCTTGTACGTGCGCGCGCACGTCACAATTGGATGTCAAGGTGCGTACACATTGACCTTTAGCGTACACATACACATTATGGGCGTATGATGTCTACATCACCTCAATGTTGCAATGCTCTGTGTCTGTTTGCCTGCTGATACGTACAGCAAGGAGCAGTTTTTGTTTCATTTCTGATTTTTTCATTGTTTCATTTAGTCTCTGTTTCACGAGGTTTTTTAAATGTTTTTTATTTTCAGTTTTCAGAATGGTTTTAGTTTCATATTCCAgtcatgtttttttttatttttttagtttcagATTTCAGTTACCGTTCAAATGTCTTTCTAAATCCTGCATATTAGTTGCCTCACCTGTAGTATATAAGTTGTTACAAAATGATAGTCATCGCATACATAAGTTGACACAAAAGAATTTACCCCTAGTTTCAGTTTTAGTTAAGTTTTTTTCAGTTTTTTAATTCAGTTTTCAgtcatgttttttttatttttttttagttttagttttcagtctgttttttcagtttttttagtttcatttttcattcaacttttttttttactttttgttAGTTTTAGATTTCAATCACCCTTCTAGGTTCGACTTCCTAAATATTGCATATTAGTTGCATCACCTATAATATATAAGTTATTATAAAAGTATAGCCATTGCACACATAAGTTGCCACAAAAAAATTGCCCCCAGTTTTAGttttcagtcaagttttttttcattttttttagtttcagttttcaGTCATGTTTTTTTAGTTTCAGTTCTCGGCCATCCTTTTAGGTTCGAATGCATTTCTAAATCCTGCATATTAGTTGTATAATAATTTACCCTCTAAGTTGGCACCTTATGACATGCTTCATCTAATAATTAGCCCCTCAGGGTGCAACTTATCTTATTTTGGGTTGCTACTCTTGTCTTTTTTAATAAACGTCCCTCTAATTTGCAGCTAGTCATGTTTTTTCGGCTTATATAGTGGGTTTTATAATAACTTGCCCCTCTAGTTGGCAGCTTATGCAATGTTTGTTCTAACAATTTGCTTTCAGGTTGTAGCTTGTCTTCTTTTGTATCGCTACCCTCATTTTATAATAAATGCCCTTAGTTGACAGCAAGTCATGTATCCTGACTTTTTTAATGTGTTTTATAATAACTTGCCCCCTAATTAACAGTTTATGCAATGTTTATTTTAGTAATTTGCCCTCTAGTTTGCAGCttgtcttgttttggtctattacTCTCTTTAGGGATTAATAACTTTATGTAAAtactatataacaaatttattatATTTTCATGGTAACAATCGATGTGCATACCAAATCAAAAACTTTAGTCTatttttagagtagcaagtttagtATAGCAACTTTTTTTTCTTCATAAATCTCCTATCACATTTTTACACATAAATTGCTACTAAAATAAAATTCTTCGAAACGTAGGTAAGTGGGATTTAGTTTTATTCGTCTCGTCACGTAGAACATACCGATATAGACGAAATTGAAAACGGATAAATGATTTAAAAGTTAAAGCAATTCCAAAAAAAAAGTTTTGGTTTTTCGCTTACGTCAGTTGCATGCATTTGATGTCGCACATGCAGCGGGACTGCAGCGGGTCGACGGGAAGGGGTTCGAATCATTGTACGGGAGCAGGTGGACGGCCGTTATAGCCAGCAGATATTACCTCGGCTTGCTTGCGTGAGTTGGTCCGAATCCCATCGAGGCCATAAAATTTAGTCACTATTACATTTGGatgtttgatatatatatatgaaatattaaatatagataaaaaataactaattatacagattgtgactaatttgcgagatgaattttttaaacctaattagtccatgattcgaCAATGCGGTGCTATAGTAAAGGTACAGTAAACGTGTGCTGCCGacatattaattaggcttaataaattcgtctcgtgaattactGAGGACctctataatttgttttattattattatccaaACACTCTCACATGACACCATGATGTGACGCCTAATataacatttctaaactttatCTCTGAATTTAAACACAGCTTGAGCAATGTCGGGGCACATGAAGGGGTCGCGCGCTCCCCCATGGCGCGACAGGTCGCGCTATAACGCGGTCCCTTCGCCAGGGTGGTGGCGTGGGAGAAAGTCTGAAAAAAAAGCAGAGGTGAGTTTTTGGTGGGATAAGGTAGGAAGCTCCCTACGCACCACTGCACCAGAGATTGGGCTGAGAGGGGAAACAATTCCATGTAAACCGTATCCACTACAGCCTCCGTGCATACATACCTAGCTCTCCGCAGCTTCCTCCGCTCGGCTTTGACGCACGACTCCGCATGACTGCACGCCGTTGGATCCATCTGTCTGTACACGTGGCAAGCATCTAGGAGTATGTATGCACAGGAGCACCGTGGATACTGTATCCATAGAGTTTTTTCCCCTGAGAGGAGGGGGAGCTTTGGAGGTCTCCAACTTGAGTTTTTTTTAGGAAAGTAGAAACTTGAGTTGGACCGTTGTTGGATTAAGTTTTTTTCTAACACAAAAGATTGAGTAGAGATCCTATTTAGAGATCCTCTGCATAAAGGTCAAATAAGATTAAAGATCCTGTGGCTTAAGCTCCATGTGTTGATAATTAGATCTAGAAAAAATAACCGCaacataatttatttattttagaatATATATAACAACCACAGTAAATTTTAAGTGCTTAAACCGTACATTCCATAGGTGGAACTTACCAAGTCAGTATAGAGAATTTGACCCGATTAAGAGAACCCCGGTCCCCGGTGAGTCACACAATGccatgagtagcatcaaattAACTCGTGTGAGTCGTCATAGATTAATTCACAAACCAGTTTTACAAATCGACATGATCAGGGTTAAGGCCTCCGTTTTGAACACAAAAACTTCAAAGGAGCTAGttgaatttcaaaaattaaaAACATATATAGGCTAAAAACGTCTTCCAAAGAGGGTCGAAACTCTTTTTTCttaattttatgcttgtgcattaagtttaaggagttgaatgacacccacttgcatatatatatatatatccttatcctatgagttttatTAGTATGACATGATcacgtagattgctatgctataggactccggtagaagtcgagtgattgcctgtcacttgcgagagataggaaagatattattgttgttattatattactatcacatagaatatatatgaatgataattggagaccggacggaatggtactttggatctagacttggtttggcattcgagcgaggcttgggttgcacttgttccgcctgtgtcggttaaggaccggtcattacaatggatggtagtcaggtcatagacttattatcctgaacacatacttgtgtatgggcgcgggaaggctcattgctctcttgtcataggttccggctctttttggaccgactgatgggaggcagggatggtggaggtctaagcaccgcactgagtccgggactcaggagcgggggcttggagtccaagtttggacagggacctagacctcgtgacaggagggtagtgggttggtcttgcttgtgcctggggtacaagcggggcgtgtgttttagggtaccccgctgggatacattggttcgcgaatcgccgggtgattcggtacgacttgtctacagtctagcaccatagtaagaactgaaagatgaaagatggtaaaataattctaattgcttaccacctacttgaaagtagcacaggtgcttacatagaagggttagttaatgaactaatgctgactgctaataaaattaaatataagaacGTACGTTTAATAATGCTCCAgcagatgcaataaatccacaagccagatagccttgtataacCTTGGAGTGTTTTATTTCCTCCTGGCGGGTAAGttttgctgagtataattgagtactcagggttttattttcccctgttgcaggtgacaggcggatgctagagctgactcttgtgtgtggatccctcctggtgggctcagagatgatTCCTTTACGCTAGGAtcttagtttttatttataactctcgctaaatgtttttataaatagatgttttataatttgttgtcatagtttatatatcaatgcttcatcatgttatgaatatatatttatttccgctgtaactctgatcgcatgtttatattccgctgttaaattaaattattcataactctggtAACATGGGTATATTTCGCTGTTATaatcaataaatattatactctgatgttgcatgaaaagtgatgtaagaaatggctaaaatgttgtaagctttattctctcatttgtgatcctgatagaaaatttggattttcgggttctcccttggggtgtgctcgacgaaactacGTCATTTAGTGTCtttccttgagtacttagtgtctaatggaagacaagtactcctgaaaGGCATTAGCTTAGACAGTTCTGCCACACACATTCTACATTCCATGAACAAAAAATAATAGTCATGTTAGAGCAATCAAAATTCAAACACCATGAGCTGATATGTCCTTTTGGTTGAAAAAAAAGAGTTGATATGTCCTATGGGTTATGGCCGCACCTGCACAGGTAGAGAGGGAGTGTGGGACCAGGTGGCAGTGACTGCGGCAAGGCGCGACGCTGGTGAAATACGGCCCCACATGTCGGGTAAGGTGGGAGTTTGTGTCGGCACGTCCGCTCTCCTCCGCACCAATCCCGCTACTCCTCCAAACAAATTCTGATCAAGTGAGGTTAGGGCTGGGCGATTCTACTTAGGTTAGGGTCTGCGGTGCGACGACACATGGCAGATCGATGTAGACCTGATGCTATCGATAGAAATAGATAGAGAGAGCTCAGGATCAGCAGATGGGAGGACGAAGCCACAGAAGAAGAACTGCTCGCCTTCTTTGACGACCATCCGGCACGATTTTGCTggtggggtggtggtggtggaaacaaCAGGCGCATGGACGGGTGCGAAGAAGGCAAAGGTCCAAGAAGGCGCACATGCTTCTGAGGATCTCGACATTACTGCTGTCGTCGATGTGATCAACCCTAAACCGGAACAAGGGGCGGAGGGGCAAGTCAAATGCGCCTTTGATTGGAGGCAGGTCAAAGGCTTTGATTGGACCGAGGCTAATGTCAAGGTGGAAACCGATTCCTTCGGTCGTTAGACTATCTTCAACAACCGCGACCCAAAATATAAGACCCATTtgtcctttgggtagcgctacaggcaaatgaTTCAATACCTATTGTGATCTTTTCCAACAAGAAGACCCAAAAGAcaaccctttctgcaaatgggtctatagaagagaggatactcagatttgggttatgcctctTCTGGCACCCAAAATATTtctatataggtactctgttggaggctatagaTATTGTGTTGGAGACCCATTTTGAGTTTGTGTTCCGCAATGGGTCTCCTATTGGAGACAGCCTCACTTTGGCCTTCGTGACCAAGATGATGACTATTGGaatttctgtgatgaacaacggACTAAAGATCTGCAGAGACGCTTCGCCGTATATCGCATCAGAGCTCACAAGGTAAACATATAGTGTTAGATATTTAAgtattttcattatcagtttaatccagaaatataacatcagtagGTTTgtgacggcatatatgtgcatgtgtatatttcttatgaacgctacagcatgcatagATGACATACAAATTGATATAGTAAAAAAacaaaatacagtaatcacagagattagactgtacccagcgaaGGGTCCTATGCCGAGGGCatcagaggctccattcgcactagtcgacatagtgcattGTTCGAAGTCACAGACCACCGTCAATGCAGGAAGATGTTggtagtgcagtcccacgaacggatcaccaggaagaagacgccttgacgttcTAGGGAGAAGACGGATCCAAGAGCGATCTCCAGTAGGAAGAAGATGGACGAGCAGTcatggatcgctccccaaaaaccgaatcgccgctcaccccgtgtaggattctcaggcggacgagggttctagAGGCACTTGCTCTCCCGCTCCTCCGTgggaagcggaagcggaagggacggtaactaacgcaatcagttcgcctccaccatcaaggagcaAAACTTCCatgataatgtggatttaagtggcaaaagactggccacgcccgcccgctcgctcgccgctcgcctgcctgcctgcctcgccacgccacgcccatgGCCTCGGCCCGGCCCACGGCCCGGCCCAGCCGGCGGCGCGCgcacgcgtgtggcacgcctttatccttttctcagcttctcaatttagatgaataatttccaaccatataagctgagtcaacgttcagtcaaaatcctatatggtattaagccatacaacacttaatgttacgtaccatagagtttatttgatttattaaatattatatgggccaagcccatattatatccaacaatccccaccaaactctagggtttggaacaaagtagtcttagaaccatatttcttttatataccagtgtttcgatggagactgttaagttaaacatccatctagaacaatagttttACTCAGTCACAATTGAACAATGAACTAAgtcttgaattgacagttttgtgtgagttgaatgtcactaaagtccttagctaatactgggcagcaaaagacatcccctctatttgaagcatataagtcatacttcagtgcctttcatgagtatttagagatcacccaaatctcatagactgtgaccagcagtctgactcatataggtgtgttcctcaaaagatgttctgtaggacaacatctttgctttgacaagccacttggaacacattaaggcaaaagccagcctgccttacagaaaggaaagatatgcattataaatgaGTCTTACcaaggatctttcctcataatttactaTTAGTTTGTTTCAccgtcctacttcacgggatctccgatcacatagaacaggttaccactatagtaaatttcaagtgggtctcaaacccatctctctcgatgcactttctatcacattgcgtgattgacccttagtgaactgatctgccaaattgttagacgtgtgattgtgtgaacatagtccaacgctattactccggagtttctcaattttctgacagattttagtcgtcgcttaacatgctttgtggacttcatgttatccttagaactgttaacctttgtaatcacagtctggttatcacagttcatagaaataaccggtatgggtttttcaacaaccggtaaatccataaggagatcacaaagccactcagcctcagatccagcagtgtctaacgctgtgagttctgcttccattgtagacttcgttaagatagtctgcttgcaagacttctaggaaacagtgccacctccaagcgaaaacacatccacttgtggcataaaactcatcagcatcagaaatccagttggcatcacagtagccttccagcacttttgAATGTCCGatataacaaataccatagctcatggtcccTTTTAGGTAGCGCATTACTCTCTTAAGAGCACACTAGTGATCATCtcctgggtttgacacaaaccagcTCAGCTTGCAcatagcaaatgagatgtcaggccttgttgcactagcaagatacatgagtgaaccaatgatctaggaatatctcaactgaccccttgctattcttcgattttcctcaatagcatactagggtcataaggtgtag
It encodes:
- the LOC136454815 gene encoding uncharacterized protein, which translates into the protein MLSIEIDRESSGSADGRTKPQKKNCSPSLTTIRHDFAGGVVVVETTGAWTGAKKAKVQEGAHASEDLDITAVVDVINPKPEQGAEGQVKCAFDWRQVKGFDWTEANVKVETDSFGRYFGLRDQDDDYWNFCDEQRTKDLQRRFAVYRIRAHKGAKLSDAEVMSMLEEDGYFRDYERIPQWYFDHKRCRIVGFQDYQRLALHDYGYQNWAYYHKACSTLESDQQFVYLWEKLSDKTKLEEGEAYWLIVEAVKKIVPRLKTYYEYAKKKLDIAKKMGLIPSSPHKSST